The stretch of DNA AGAATCTACAGTAAATATATGGAGGTATGAACTACGAGGAAAAGTACATTCATAAAGACGAGAGAGATTTGGTTTGGACAACAGGTGGCGAATTGTTAGCAGTAGAATTATCTGTCCAATTCTTTTCACCCCAATGCCATAACATGCTCTCCCAAAAACAGAAATCCTCAAAGCACGTTTTCAATCTTAGATCTTCTATCTTGATTTTCCAGTGACCATCACTGTAGTTTCCCTTTTCTGCTTGTCTTCGATCCCACTCTAATGAAGCCTTCTGCTTGGACCTAAGCAAACAGTACTTACGCAAGTTTTCTGGCATGGCATCATGCACCTTCCACCATCTTGCATGAGCCACATCACTTGCAAACTCCTGCAGAATGTCCACATTCCAGTTGCAGTCATAGTCTCGAAAGCAAAGCCATGGTTTATAACCCAGATAATGGATGACATAAAGGATTGGTGGATCGGCTCCGAAGAGACGGGTTTTCATCACTTTTTTCTCTTCCTCATCACCTTCCCAGAAGTGCTTCAAGAAGTTCATATGTTTTGGAATCCGGTGCCACCATGTGAAGATTTCGTTAAGATACCCTTGGTCCCCTCCATTGTACGAGACAATCTCATTGATGTGATCCATAAGCAGTTGGAATGTACAATTCGATGGTTCAACCACCATTACACCTGAGTTGAACAGCGTAGCATTGTTTCCTATGGCAGTTATTTCAGGCATCTCAAAAAGGAAATCGATATTTCTAAGAATCAGAAGGTCAGCATCAATGAAAATGATTTTATCATAATCTGTTAGCTGCCAGAGGCGGAATTTGCTGTAGTTCCATTCGTTGTATGCCTCTGGTTCTGCTTTTGGATTCCTGATTCTTTGGATTGTATGAATCTTCCATCCGGCAGCCTCCAAGCCACCTCTATGATAATCAGTAATCGTGTCGTCAACAAGAATCACAAGATCTCGTGTTGAACCAGCCATTCGAATACTCTGAGCAGCAGTAATAGCTCCACAAACATACAAGTGTGCAGAGTGCAGGATGGTTGCATAAG from Vigna unguiculata cultivar IT97K-499-35 chromosome 8, ASM411807v1, whole genome shotgun sequence encodes:
- the LOC114195404 gene encoding putative UDP-glucuronate:xylan alpha-glucuronosyltransferase 3 isoform X2, coding for MRGPSPNFVEPRHRSSASFSEDTGKRRSQRNKDFKDVEKLLHTPFQEKSITCRPNWKLVLVVVILGTLVTIFHPPAVYNTDHLSNSIRPTFINGWRGGFGGIDSRYASFLNIEWDQISNVLENLKDKDTYQGVGLLNFNDSENDHWKELIPEAEHVILSLDYVSSNITWEVLYPEWIDEEEEYEFPTCPALPRIQVPGKPRLDLIAVKLPCHKSGRWSRDVARLHLQIEAARLAASSKGYHPVRVLLVTDCLPIPNLFTCKDLIQHEGSAWLYEPNLNRLRDKLQLPIGSCELAVPMKAKENFYSERPQREAYATILHSAHLYVCGAITAAQSIRMAGSTRDLVILVDDTITDYHRGGLEAAGWKIHTIQRIRNPKAEPEAYNEWNYSKFRLWQLTDYDKIIFIDADLLILRNIDFLFEMPEITAIGNNATLFNSGVMVVEPSNCTFQLLMDHINEIVSYNGGDQGYLNEIFTWWHRIPKHMNFLKHFWEGDEEEKKVMKTRLFGADPPILYVIHYLGYKPWLCFRDYDCNWNVDILQEFASDVAHARWWKVHDAMPENLRKYCLLRSKQKASLEWDRRQAEKGNYSDGHWKIKIEDLRLKTCFEDFCFWESMLWHWGEKNWTDNSTANNSPPVVQTKSLSSL
- the LOC114195404 gene encoding putative UDP-glucuronate:xylan alpha-glucuronosyltransferase 3 isoform X1, with amino-acid sequence MRGPSPNFVEPRHRSSASFSEDTGKRRSQRNKDFKDVEKLLHTPFQEKSITCRPNWKLVLVVVILGTLVTIFHPPAVYNTDHLSNSIRSRPTFINGWRGGFGGIDSRYASFLNIEWDQISNVLENLKDKDTYQGVGLLNFNDSENDHWKELIPEAEHVILSLDYVSSNITWEVLYPEWIDEEEEYEFPTCPALPRIQVPGKPRLDLIAVKLPCHKSGRWSRDVARLHLQIEAARLAASSKGYHPVRVLLVTDCLPIPNLFTCKDLIQHEGSAWLYEPNLNRLRDKLQLPIGSCELAVPMKAKENFYSERPQREAYATILHSAHLYVCGAITAAQSIRMAGSTRDLVILVDDTITDYHRGGLEAAGWKIHTIQRIRNPKAEPEAYNEWNYSKFRLWQLTDYDKIIFIDADLLILRNIDFLFEMPEITAIGNNATLFNSGVMVVEPSNCTFQLLMDHINEIVSYNGGDQGYLNEIFTWWHRIPKHMNFLKHFWEGDEEEKKVMKTRLFGADPPILYVIHYLGYKPWLCFRDYDCNWNVDILQEFASDVAHARWWKVHDAMPENLRKYCLLRSKQKASLEWDRRQAEKGNYSDGHWKIKIEDLRLKTCFEDFCFWESMLWHWGEKNWTDNSTANNSPPVVQTKSLSSL